A window from Mytilus galloprovincialis chromosome 8, xbMytGall1.hap1.1, whole genome shotgun sequence encodes these proteins:
- the LOC143084829 gene encoding ATP-dependent helicase wrn-1-like yields MMPEEDGTSVCEEVKTIVSQYHAPCTEKFKEEVVEQMNCGSLRLLFATEAYSMGTDAPDIRQVVHYGVPSSLETYLQEVGRAGRDGKYSKATLYYNKYDIGKNMPVDQEVRDFVTTLDCRWENLCTYFGSEFARKVVGHDCCDNCEKHCDCLLCYEPLLETEELPMKSKKMKLETDNKHDKDVLRSLLFQYLKAESELTEMPNNIPSTGLSLDLIEKICSSTDHLQTVQQILELFPYLNPQYAENIAVIIGHAKL; encoded by the exons ATGATGCCCGAGGAAGATGGGACTTCAGTTTGTGAGGAAGTGAAGACAATTGTTTCCCAGTACCATGCACCATGTACGGAAAAG TTTAAAGAAGAAGTTGTTGAGCAGATGAATTGTGGTAGTCTGCGTCTCCTGTTTGCAACAGAAGCCTATAGCATGGGAACTGATGCTCCTGATATAAGACAAGTGGTACACTATGGGGTTCCTAGCTCTTTGGAAA CATATCTTCAGGAAGTTGGACGAGCAGGCAGAGATGGGAAATATTCAAAAGCAACACTTTACTATAACAAGTATGATATAGGAAAAAATATGCCTGTTGATCAGGAAGTTAGAGACTTTGTAACAACATTAGATTGTAGGTGGGAAAACTTATGCACTTATTTTGGAAGTGAGTTCGCCAGAAAGGTTGTTGGTCATGACTGTTGTGATAACTGCGAGAAACATTGTGACTGTTTACTATGCTATGAACCTTTACTCGAAACTGAGGAATTACCAATGAAATCAAAGAAAATGAAGTTGGAAACtgacaataaacatgataaagatgtGTTAAGATCTTTATTGTTTCAATATTTAAAGGCTGAAAGTGAACTTACCGAAATGCCAAACAATATCCCATCAACAGGACTGTCCCTTGATTTGATTGAAAAAATCTGCAGTTCTACAGACCACCTACAGACGGTACAACAGATTCTGGAATTGTTCCCTTACTTGAATCCCCAATATGCTGAGAACATTGCTGTAATTATTGGACATGCTAAATTATAA